The genome window GCCTATATTCCCGAAGATTATGTACAAGACAGCAAACAGAAAATCGAAATGTATAAAAAGGTGGCAGCTGTGTCCACGTTGGAAGATGTGCGCGAGGTGGAAGAGGAATTTATGGACCGCTTTGGCGCTCCGCCTCCCCCTGTAGGGCGCTTAATCAAGCTGTCTAAACTGAAAGCCTATGCCAAGCGGTATAAGCTTGATACGATTGTGCTCAAAGACCAGGTTTTAAGATTGCTGTTCCACCCTTCCCAAAATGATAAAATAGATGGCGGCCAACTGTTTAAGCTGGCCAGCCAATACGGACGCAGAGTGGGTCTTGTTTCCGATGTCAAGATCGGCGTCACGGTTAAAGTGAACGGGATGAGTGAGGATGAATGGCTGGATTTGACACTGGATCTGTTTGATAAAATGGCGGAAGCCAATGTGGTTAAAGGAGAGGAATCCAATGCACAGCACAACTCATTTGAACCGAGGGAAGAGAAGCAGGCGTTATAAACCCTTCCGTCTGCGGTTAGGCTTGGTGTGTCTTTTGTTGCTGTTAACGGTGACGGCCTGTGGAGGGCAGCAGGAGGAAGCGGAAAATGGCTCGCCAGGAGATGAAAATGAAGGATTAACGATCGAATTTCCAGAGGTGGACCGGGAAGGTTTGACGGAAACCCAGGTGGTGGCCAAATATGAAGATGGGGAGATTCGCGGAGATGAACTGGCCCGTTATCTGGCCATTCAAGCGTTTATGCAGCCTCGCGCGCCTGTCAATGACCCGCAGGTTCGCGAAAGATTTCTACAGTTCTTGATTGCCGAGCGGCTGATTTTAGAGGAAATGGCGGGAGCCGATCTAGATTGGGCGGAAGCGGAAGCCGAACAGCTGTGGCATGAGGTCCAGGCCGTTTATGATGAGGAAACATTAGAGCGTGCTTATGAGACGTTAGACATTAGTGAAGAAGATGTCAAACAGTATTTGCACAATTATGCGGTGATGAAGCAATATTTCCGGGAGCAGCTCACGGAAGAAGAGCGGACCAAAGCCACTGTGCGCCATATTTTGATCTCAACCATGCATGATCTGTCCGAAGAGGAAGCCAGACAAAAGGCGTATGACCTTTATGAACAACTTGAGCAAGGGGCTGACTTTGCTGAACTGGCCCGGGAGCACTCCCAAGACCCGGGCAGCAAAGAGGACGGTGGTTTGTATGAAGATGTGCCTGTGGCCATGTGGGTGCCTGAGTTTAAGCAAGCGGCGCTGGAGCAGGAGATCGGGGAGATCGGTGCACCGGTGCAAACGGATTACGGCTTTCACATCATTAAAGTGGAAAAGCGTTATGTAGCTGAGTTGGATGAGCTGGAACCGGATGAGATCAGCCAATTGACGGGCCAAAAATTCTTCCAATATTTAGAAGAGGAACTTCCTCAGCACATTAAGCACATTAACCTGTAAGACGGACAAACCAGGGACCGTGTGATCCCTGAGCTCCCAGTGGTGACCGCATCCTGTGTGAACAGGCTGCAGGAGGCAGCTTGTCATCAATCCGCCCTCCATATCTTTGTTTTTAAGTGTTG of Caldalkalibacillus thermarum contains these proteins:
- a CDS encoding peptidylprolyl isomerase; this translates as MHSTTHLNRGKRSRRYKPFRLRLGLVCLLLLLTVTACGGQQEEAENGSPGDENEGLTIEFPEVDREGLTETQVVAKYEDGEIRGDELARYLAIQAFMQPRAPVNDPQVRERFLQFLIAERLILEEMAGADLDWAEAEAEQLWHEVQAVYDEETLERAYETLDISEEDVKQYLHNYAVMKQYFREQLTEEERTKATVRHILISTMHDLSEEEARQKAYDLYEQLEQGADFAELAREHSQDPGSKEDGGLYEDVPVAMWVPEFKQAALEQEIGEIGAPVQTDYGFHIIKVEKRYVAELDELEPDEISQLTGQKFFQYLEEELPQHIKHINL